From one Tetragenococcus osmophilus genomic stretch:
- a CDS encoding cyclase family protein, whose translation MKSKKNPGYAVTVDDLKDFEASYGEIPEGSFVAFSSGWYKNFDNEEKCLNKDDDGVEQTPGWSIPALEFLSRKRNVTAIGHETLNTDSGPDAAEANFLPAQQYWLKEDKYQNELLANLDKVPAVGSIIVTAMPRILAAPGFPAEVFAIVPKN comes from the coding sequence ATAAAGTCAAAAAAAAATCCTGGATATGCAGTAACCGTCGATGATTTAAAAGATTTTGAAGCATCGTATGGAGAAATTCCTGAAGGCAGCTTTGTGGCTTTTTCAAGTGGATGGTATAAAAATTTTGATAATGAAGAAAAATGTTTAAATAAAGATGACGATGGTGTTGAGCAAACGCCAGGCTGGTCAATTCCAGCCTTAGAATTTCTAAGCCGTAAAAGAAATGTCACCGCAATTGGTCATGAAACACTAAACACTGACAGTGGCCCAGATGCCGCAGAAGCTAACTTTTTGCCGGCTCAACAATACTGGCTAAAAGAAGATAAATACCAAAACGAACTGCTAGCCAATTTAGACAAAGTACCAGCAGTTGGCAGTATCATCGTTACAGCCATGCCACGCATCTTAGCCGCTCCTGGCTTCCCAGCTGAAGTATTTGCGATTGTGCCTAAAAATTAA